In Lysobacter lycopersici, a genomic segment contains:
- a CDS encoding lipocalin family protein: MKPRLAWIPLVAAGLAACATHPPTIPPVASVDLPRFMGDWYVIAHIPSRPEREAYDAVESYRLGEDGRIRTTFRYRKGGFDAPPETMEPVGTVVPGTHNAVWGMQFVWPVKAEYVIVDLAPDYSRTIIGRSKRDYVWLMARTPSLPESELESAIARIGALGYDTTKLRMVPQSAAASR, encoded by the coding sequence ATGAAACCGCGTTTGGCCTGGATCCCGCTCGTGGCTGCCGGGCTCGCGGCCTGCGCCACGCACCCGCCGACGATCCCGCCGGTCGCGTCGGTCGACCTGCCGCGCTTCATGGGCGACTGGTACGTGATCGCGCACATTCCCTCGCGGCCCGAGCGCGAGGCCTACGACGCGGTCGAGTCCTATCGCCTCGGCGAAGACGGCCGCATCCGCACCACGTTCCGCTACCGCAAGGGCGGGTTCGACGCACCGCCGGAGACGATGGAACCGGTCGGCACGGTGGTGCCGGGGACGCACAACGCCGTCTGGGGCATGCAGTTCGTGTGGCCGGTCAAGGCCGAGTACGTGATCGTCGACCTCGCCCCGGACTATTCGCGCACGATCATCGGCCGCAGCAAGCGCGACTACGTGTGGCTGATGGCGCGCACCCCGAGCCTGCCCGAGTCCGAACTCGAGTCCGCGATCGCGCGCATCGGGGCGCTCGGCTACGACACCACGAAGTTGCGGATGGTGCCGCAGTCCGCGGCCGCGAGCCGTTGA
- a CDS encoding SAM-dependent methyltransferase, which yields MNATADAFELASDRPAPGLLGWAERGWIPDGLLRLGIRRMCAQRLRDECAGDPAAAARHAAALVAELRRSPVAIHADAANRQHYELPPAFFARCLGPRLKYSGCFYPTGNETLAEAEEAMLALYGERAQLADGQDILELGCGWGSLTLWMAERYPHARITAVSNSAPQRRFIEQRCRERGFANVRVLTCDANRLELPAAAFDRCVSIEMFEHMRNYEVLLDRIGGWLRPGGKLFAHIFCHRTLLYPFETEGEGNWMGRHFFTGGLMPAADTLLWFQHALRIEDRWLVDGTHYRRTANHWLQQQDAHRAELLPILREAYGDAAHLWFQRWRMFWMACAELFGYDHGREWMVAHYRFAKEAA from the coding sequence ATGAACGCCACCGCCGATGCGTTCGAACTCGCCAGCGACCGTCCCGCGCCGGGATTGCTCGGCTGGGCCGAACGCGGATGGATTCCCGATGGCCTGCTGCGGCTGGGCATCCGCCGGATGTGCGCGCAACGCTTGCGCGACGAATGCGCAGGCGATCCGGCCGCGGCCGCGCGCCACGCCGCCGCGCTGGTCGCCGAACTGCGGCGCAGCCCGGTGGCGATCCACGCCGACGCGGCCAACCGCCAGCATTACGAGCTGCCGCCGGCGTTCTTCGCGCGCTGCCTCGGGCCGCGGCTGAAGTACTCGGGCTGCTTCTATCCGACCGGGAACGAGACCCTCGCCGAAGCCGAGGAGGCGATGCTCGCGCTGTACGGCGAGCGTGCGCAACTGGCCGACGGCCAGGACATCCTCGAACTCGGTTGCGGCTGGGGCTCGCTGACGCTGTGGATGGCCGAGCGCTACCCGCACGCGCGCATCACCGCGGTCTCCAATTCCGCGCCGCAACGCCGTTTCATCGAGCAGCGCTGCCGCGAGCGCGGCTTCGCCAACGTGCGCGTGCTCACCTGCGACGCGAACCGGCTCGAACTGCCGGCCGCCGCGTTCGACCGTTGCGTGTCCATCGAGATGTTCGAGCACATGCGCAACTACGAGGTGTTGCTCGATCGCATCGGCGGCTGGTTGCGGCCAGGCGGCAAGCTGTTCGCGCACATCTTCTGCCATCGCACGCTGCTGTATCCGTTCGAGACCGAAGGCGAGGGCAATTGGATGGGGCGGCATTTCTTCACCGGCGGCCTGATGCCCGCGGCCGACACCCTGCTGTGGTTCCAGCACGCGCTGCGGATCGAGGATCGCTGGCTGGTCGACGGCACGCACTACCGGCGCACCGCGAACCACTGGCTGCAGCAACAGGATGCGCATCGCGCCGAACTCCTGCCGATCCTGCGCGAGGCCTATGGCGACGCCGCGCACCTGTGGTTCCAGCGCTGGCGCATGTTCTGGATGGCCTGCGCCGAATTGTTCGGCTACGACCACGGCCGCGAATGGATGGTCGCGCACTACCGCTTCGCGAAGGAAGCCGCATGA
- a CDS encoding DUF1295 domain-containing protein produces MSPWKQLLLVWALAAIAQGIAWARQQRTANAGIVDVAWSFGLGAAAVVAAATGAGAPLPRALLAALGGLWGLRLGLHLLRRVRGEAEDGRYAQLRKRWGAAPLKWLGMFQFQALLVALFSLPFLAVAASPVEHWNAWTIAGIAVWLGSVVGETLADRQLARFRADPANRGKTCRDGLWRWSRHPNYFFEWLHWFAYVLLAVGSPFAWLAWIGPLLMYVFLRWISGIPFTEAQALRSRGEDYARYQRSTSMLFPWFPKEDR; encoded by the coding sequence ATGAGTCCCTGGAAGCAGTTGTTGCTGGTCTGGGCGCTGGCGGCGATCGCGCAGGGCATCGCCTGGGCGCGGCAGCAGCGCACCGCGAACGCGGGGATCGTCGACGTGGCGTGGTCGTTCGGGCTCGGCGCCGCGGCGGTCGTGGCCGCGGCGACCGGCGCGGGCGCGCCCTTGCCGCGCGCGCTGCTCGCCGCGCTCGGCGGCCTCTGGGGACTGCGCCTCGGCCTGCACCTGCTGCGTCGCGTGCGCGGCGAGGCCGAGGATGGCCGCTACGCGCAATTGCGCAAGCGCTGGGGCGCCGCGCCCCTGAAGTGGCTGGGCATGTTCCAGTTCCAGGCGCTGCTGGTTGCGTTGTTTTCGTTGCCGTTCCTCGCGGTGGCGGCGAGTCCGGTCGAACACTGGAACGCGTGGACCATCGCCGGCATCGCGGTATGGCTGGGCAGCGTCGTCGGCGAAACGCTCGCCGACCGCCAGCTTGCGCGTTTCCGCGCGGATCCCGCGAATCGCGGCAAGACCTGTCGCGACGGTCTGTGGCGCTGGTCGCGGCATCCCAACTATTTCTTCGAGTGGCTGCACTGGTTCGCCTACGTGCTGCTTGCGGTCGGATCCCCGTTCGCATGGCTGGCATGGATCGGGCCGCTGCTGATGTACGTATTCCTGCGCTGGATCAGCGGCATCCCCTTCACCGAGGCGCAGGCCCTGCGCAGCCGCGGCGAGGATTACGCCCGCTACCAGCGCAGCACGTCGATGCTGTTCCCGTGGTTTCCCAAGGAGGATCGATGA
- a CDS encoding DUF2878 domain-containing protein, which yields MASWANLFGYQATWFAVAWSAGHGRAWIGMLACIAFIGVQWRCSHARRADARVVLAALACGLLVDGIAARTGLLAYASAFPALPAPAWIVLLWCAFAMTMNHSMAWFAPRPWLAAAFAAVGGPLAYLGAARGFGALAFHDPAWPALLYLGSAWAIALPLLLRAASGGSRAARAAIGVRA from the coding sequence GTGGCGTCCTGGGCCAACCTGTTCGGCTACCAGGCGACCTGGTTCGCGGTGGCATGGAGCGCGGGCCATGGCCGCGCATGGATCGGCATGCTCGCCTGCATCGCATTCATCGGCGTCCAGTGGCGCTGCTCGCATGCGCGTCGCGCGGACGCACGCGTGGTGCTGGCCGCGCTGGCCTGCGGCCTGCTCGTGGATGGCATCGCCGCCAGGACCGGCCTGCTCGCGTATGCATCCGCGTTTCCCGCCTTGCCGGCGCCGGCGTGGATCGTGTTGTTGTGGTGCGCGTTCGCAATGACGATGAACCATTCGATGGCGTGGTTCGCGCCGCGCCCGTGGCTCGCGGCCGCGTTCGCTGCCGTCGGCGGTCCGCTGGCCTATCTCGGCGCGGCGCGCGGATTCGGTGCGCTTGCCTTCCACGATCCTGCATGGCCGGCGCTGCTTTACCTCGGCTCGGCGTGGGCGATCGCCCTGCCGTTGTTGCTGCGGGCCGCGTCGGGCGGTTCCCGCGCCGCGCGCGCGGCCATTGGAGTGCGCGCATGA
- a CDS encoding SAM-dependent methyltransferase, translating to MNSIAHAPAAGYGTLDRFLRARLLRRLDALRGGGVELSDALGTHRIGEPGPIEVPRLAVHGPGFYRALARNGSVGAAEAYMDGAWDCSDLVGLVQLLVRNRGLLDAMERGPARLGGLAMRALHALRRNTRDGARRNIAEHYDLGNPFFRLFLSEDMMYSSALYAGDGDTLEGASQRKLDRICDKLRIGADDHVVEIGTGWGGFALHAARTRGCRVTTTTISREQHALASRRVAEAGLQGRVTVLLSDYRDLRGEYDKLVSIEMVEAIGAEYLDAYFATLGRLLRPDGLALVQAITIEDHRYEQALRTVDFIKRHVFPGSFIPSIAAMLAAKSRSTDLALVHLEDFGPSYARTLRDWRRRFLANRGAIRAQGFDERFLRMWEFYLAYCEGGFLERTIGVAHLLMAKPGYRGDSYLPGLLEA from the coding sequence ATGAACAGCATCGCGCACGCCCCCGCCGCCGGCTACGGCACGCTCGACCGCTTCCTGCGCGCGCGCCTGCTGCGTCGACTCGACGCATTGCGCGGCGGTGGCGTCGAATTGTCCGATGCGCTCGGCACGCACCGCATCGGCGAGCCCGGGCCGATCGAGGTTCCACGGCTGGCGGTGCACGGCCCCGGCTTCTATCGCGCGCTGGCCCGCAACGGCAGCGTCGGCGCGGCCGAAGCGTACATGGACGGCGCCTGGGACTGCAGCGACCTGGTGGGACTGGTGCAATTGTTGGTGCGCAACCGCGGCCTGCTCGATGCGATGGAACGCGGACCGGCTCGGCTAGGCGGCCTGGCGATGCGCGCGCTGCACGCGCTGCGCCGCAATACCCGCGACGGGGCGCGCCGCAACATCGCCGAGCACTACGACCTCGGCAATCCGTTCTTCCGCCTGTTCCTGTCCGAAGACATGATGTATTCCTCGGCGTTGTACGCCGGTGACGGCGATACGCTCGAAGGCGCCTCGCAACGCAAGCTCGATCGCATCTGCGACAAGCTGCGAATCGGTGCCGACGACCATGTGGTCGAGATCGGCACCGGTTGGGGCGGCTTCGCCCTCCACGCCGCCCGGACCCGCGGCTGCCGGGTGACCACCACCACCATTTCGAGGGAACAGCACGCGCTGGCCTCGCGGCGCGTCGCCGAGGCCGGGTTGCAGGGGCGGGTGACGGTGCTGCTCTCCGACTACCGCGACCTGCGTGGCGAATACGACAAGCTGGTGTCTATCGAGATGGTCGAGGCGATCGGGGCGGAATACCTCGATGCCTACTTCGCCACCCTCGGCCGGCTGCTCAGGCCGGACGGGCTGGCATTGGTGCAGGCCATCACCATCGAGGACCATCGCTACGAGCAGGCGCTGCGCACGGTCGATTTCATCAAGCGCCACGTGTTCCCGGGCTCGTTCATTCCCTCGATCGCGGCGATGCTCGCGGCGAAGAGCCGCAGCACCGACCTCGCGCTGGTGCACCTGGAGGATTTCGGTCCGTCCTACGCGCGCACCTTGCGCGACTGGCGCCGGCGCTTCCTCGCGAACCGCGGGGCGATCCGCGCGCAGGGCTTCGACGAACGCTTCCTGCGCATGTGGGAGTTCTACCTCGCGTACTGCGAAGGCGGCTTCCTCGAACGCACGATCGGCGTCGCGCACCTGCTGATGGCGAAACCGGGTTATCGCGGCGATTCCTACCTGCCCGGGTTGCTGGAGGCCTGA
- a CDS encoding DUF1365 domain-containing protein has protein sequence MSALASAIYEGRVRHRRHAPREHAFEYRMAQLYLDLDEVDEAFRGRWLWSRESRNLAEFRRGDFLGDPAQPLAEAVRDRIEGATGERPRGPVRLLAHLRYAGYGFNPVAFYYCHDAAGALHSIVAEITNTPWKERHAYVLPLARAQARGRALQWSFDKAFHVSPFLPLDRRYAWSFTAPGEDLRVHMGVFDGDRREFDATLALERRPLDGPNLARVLWRYPLMTAQVIAGIHWQALRLWLKRTPVHDHPSKPETRR, from the coding sequence ATGAGCGCGCTGGCCAGCGCGATCTACGAGGGCCGCGTGCGCCATCGCCGGCATGCGCCGCGCGAACACGCGTTCGAATACCGCATGGCCCAGCTGTACCTCGACCTCGATGAAGTCGACGAGGCGTTCCGCGGGCGCTGGCTGTGGTCGCGGGAAAGCCGCAACCTCGCCGAGTTCCGCCGTGGCGATTTCCTCGGCGATCCGGCGCAGCCTCTGGCCGAGGCGGTGCGCGACCGCATCGAAGGCGCAACCGGCGAGCGCCCGCGCGGGCCGGTGCGCCTGCTGGCGCACCTGCGCTACGCCGGCTACGGCTTCAATCCGGTCGCCTTCTACTACTGCCACGATGCCGCGGGCGCGCTGCACAGCATCGTCGCCGAGATCACCAACACGCCGTGGAAGGAACGACACGCCTACGTGCTGCCGCTGGCGCGCGCGCAGGCGCGGGGCAGGGCGTTGCAATGGAGCTTCGACAAGGCGTTCCACGTCTCGCCGTTCCTGCCGCTGGACCGGCGCTATGCATGGTCGTTCACCGCGCCGGGCGAGGACCTGCGCGTGCACATGGGCGTGTTCGACGGCGACAGGCGCGAGTTCGATGCGACCCTCGCGCTGGAGCGGCGCCCACTGGACGGGCCGAACCTTGCACGCGTGCTGTGGCGCTATCCGCTGATGACCGCGCAGGTGATCGCCGGCATCCACTGGCAGGCGCTGCGGCTGTGGCTGAAGCGCACGCCGGTCCACGACCATCCTTCGAAACCGGAGACCCGGCGATGA
- a CDS encoding NAD(P)/FAD-dependent oxidoreductase, with amino-acid sequence MRIAVVGSGIGGLSAAWLLSRRHEVVLYEANDYLGGHADTHRIELDGRALDVDTGFIVHNPAHYPLLTRMFDELGVESQQTTMSFSVQDAASGLEYNATSLDALFCQRRNLASPRFWGMLRDLARFYRDAPALLEGEAPGPTLGEYLAAGRYGSAFRDLHLVPMASALWSSPAAAILEFPARYLVRFMANHQMLQVAGRPQWRVVRGGSRRYVEALAARWKLRKRLSTPVRGVVRNAHAAIVRCDEGSERFDQVVLACHSDQALALLEDAGDRERDILGAIRYQANEAVLHTDARLLPRMRKAWAAWNAWVPADPAQACTVSYCMNLLQGLPGDTPLVVTLNRTRDIDPARILARREYRHPVHDHAAVAAQARKREIQGANRTWFAGAYWGWGFHEDGMRSGVEVANALGVEWPRAGLLSEAAA; translated from the coding sequence ATGCGGATCGCGGTGGTCGGCAGCGGCATCGGCGGCTTGTCCGCGGCGTGGCTGTTGTCGCGCCGGCATGAAGTGGTGTTGTACGAAGCGAATGACTACCTCGGCGGACACGCCGATACCCACCGCATCGAACTCGACGGCCGCGCCCTGGACGTCGATACCGGTTTCATCGTCCACAACCCGGCGCATTACCCGCTGCTGACGCGGATGTTCGACGAACTCGGCGTCGAGTCGCAGCAGACCACCATGAGTTTCTCGGTGCAGGACGCAGCAAGCGGGCTGGAATACAACGCGACGTCCCTCGACGCCCTGTTCTGCCAGCGCCGCAACCTCGCCTCGCCGCGCTTCTGGGGCATGCTGCGCGACCTCGCGCGCTTCTACCGTGATGCGCCGGCTTTGCTGGAGGGCGAGGCCCCCGGCCCCACGCTCGGCGAATACCTCGCCGCCGGCCGTTATGGCTCGGCGTTCCGCGACCTGCACCTGGTGCCGATGGCGAGCGCGTTGTGGTCGTCGCCGGCGGCCGCGATCCTCGAATTCCCGGCGCGGTACCTGGTCCGCTTCATGGCCAACCACCAGATGCTGCAGGTGGCCGGCCGGCCGCAGTGGCGGGTGGTGCGTGGCGGTTCGCGCCGCTACGTGGAGGCGCTGGCCGCGCGCTGGAAGTTGCGCAAGCGCCTCTCCACCCCGGTGCGCGGCGTGGTACGCAACGCGCACGCAGCCATCGTACGTTGCGATGAGGGCAGCGAACGCTTCGACCAGGTGGTGCTGGCGTGCCATTCCGACCAGGCGCTCGCGCTGCTCGAAGATGCCGGCGATCGCGAGCGCGACATCCTGGGCGCGATCCGCTACCAGGCCAACGAGGCCGTGCTGCACACCGATGCGCGGTTGCTGCCGCGGATGCGCAAGGCATGGGCGGCATGGAATGCGTGGGTGCCGGCCGATCCTGCGCAGGCCTGCACGGTCAGCTACTGCATGAACCTGCTCCAGGGCTTGCCGGGCGACACGCCGCTGGTGGTCACGCTCAACCGCACGCGCGACATCGACCCGGCGCGGATCCTCGCGCGCCGCGAATACCGGCATCCGGTCCACGACCACGCCGCGGTCGCCGCGCAGGCGCGCAAGCGCGAGATCCAGGGCGCCAACCGCACCTGGTTCGCAGGCGCGTACTGGGGCTGGGGTTTCCACGAAGACGGCATGCGCAGCGGCGTGGAGGTCGCGAACGCGCTCGGGGTCGAATGGCCGCGTGCGGGCCTGCTGTCGGAAGCCGCGGCATGA
- a CDS encoding acyl-CoA desaturase, with amino-acid sequence MNARQGSGGSPDRPARSAALRSWFDTSAGDRRTGPADEERIDWLRAAPFIGMHIACLAVAWVGVSATALWIAAGLYTARMFAITGFYHRYFSHRSFRTSRPVQFAFAVLGSASVQRGPLWWAAHHRHHHVHADTPQDPHTPRKGFWRSHVGWFLTRAGFRTDPSRIGDLLAFPELRWLDRYDTAVPVALAVSLYALGAALQRWAPALGTSGPQLLVWGFLVSTVVLFHATVTINSLAHRWGRRRYATRDDSRNNWLLALITFGEGWHNNHHFFPGSARQGFRWWEIDLTWYGLRGMQAMGLVRDLKPVPAWVLDKAGR; translated from the coding sequence ATGAACGCCAGGCAGGGCTCGGGTGGATCCCCGGATCGTCCCGCGCGGAGCGCCGCGTTGCGATCCTGGTTCGATACCAGCGCCGGCGACCGGCGTACGGGCCCGGCGGACGAAGAACGCATCGACTGGCTGCGCGCCGCGCCCTTCATCGGCATGCACATCGCCTGCCTCGCCGTGGCCTGGGTCGGCGTGTCCGCCACCGCGCTGTGGATCGCCGCAGGCCTGTACACCGCGCGCATGTTCGCGATCACCGGCTTCTACCACCGCTATTTCTCGCATCGCAGCTTCCGCACTTCGCGCCCGGTGCAGTTCGCGTTCGCCGTCCTCGGTTCGGCGTCGGTGCAGCGCGGGCCGTTGTGGTGGGCCGCCCACCATCGGCACCACCACGTGCACGCCGACACGCCGCAGGATCCGCATACCCCGCGCAAGGGCTTCTGGCGCAGCCATGTCGGCTGGTTCCTCACCCGCGCCGGCTTCCGCACCGATCCCTCGCGCATCGGCGACCTGCTCGCGTTCCCCGAACTGCGCTGGCTCGACCGCTACGACACCGCGGTCCCGGTCGCGCTGGCGGTGTCGCTGTACGCGCTGGGCGCGGCGCTGCAGCGCTGGGCGCCGGCACTGGGCACCAGCGGACCGCAACTGCTGGTATGGGGATTCCTCGTGTCCACGGTGGTGCTGTTCCATGCGACGGTGACGATCAATTCGCTGGCGCACCGCTGGGGACGCCGGCGCTACGCCACCCGCGACGACAGTCGCAACAACTGGCTGCTCGCGCTGATCACCTTCGGCGAGGGCTGGCACAACAACCATCATTTCTTCCCGGGCAGCGCGCGCCAGGGTTTCCGTTGGTGGGAAATCGACCTCACCTGGTATGGCCTGCGGGGCATGCAGGCGATGGGCCTGGTGCGCGACCTCAAGCCGGTGCCGGCGTGGGTGCTGGACAAGGCGGGGCGCTGA